CACAAGCAGGAGCGCCTCCTGGAGACGGCCCTCGGGGTGAGCGCAGCGCGGCTGGCCCGGTACTGCCGGCCCATCGACACGGCCTTCCTCCAGCGGCTGGAGGCACGGCGCCCGCGCACCCTGCAGGAGGTGAATGAGGCTTGGTACGGGCGCCGCAACAGCATGCCCAACCGCTACGACTCCAGCCGCTACCACGGTCTCAACCTCAACAGCCTCTTCTTCCGGGGTACCATCGAATTCAGGTACTTCAACGGCACGGTGCACGCGGGAGAGGTGAAGGCCTACGCCCAACTGGTGTTGGCCCTGGCCGCACGGGCCCTGGCCTCGAAGGCAGCCTCCAGCAAGCGCCGCGACTTCAACCCCGCCACCGCCAAGTACGACTTCCGGGTGTTCCTCCTCCACCTCGGCCTCATCGGCGAGGAATTCAAGACGGCCCGCCTCCACCTCCTCAAGAAGTTGGAGGGAAGCGCCGCCTGGAAGGGCCAGCGCCGCGACAGGCGCGGCCCGAGCGGGGAGGGCACGCCCGGCAGCGAGGGCACGCAGGGCGGCGCTGGGGGCGCCCAGGGCGGCGTGCACGAGGCCCTCGCCGCCTGAAGCGGTTTTCACGCCGGGCCCTTGAGGGCGCTGGCCGGCAATGACTACGGCGGGCCGCGCGCCCGCCCTCAACACGGAGAAACCCATGCTCTACTTCGCCTACGGCTCCAACCTCGACATGGCCCAAATGCGCACGCGCTGCCCCAACGCCACCGTCGAAGCCCGCGCCACCCTTCCCGGCCACACCTTGGTGTTTGGCGGGTATAGCCGCCGCTGGGGCGGCGCCGTCGCCAGCCTCCAGCGCGTGCGCGGCGCCCACGTCGAGGGGGTGCTGTACCGCCTCACCCCCGAGGACTTGCGCGCCCTCGATGCCTTCGAGGGGCACCCCCTCGCGTACCGGCGCGCCATCCGGTTGGTGACGGACAGGGCCGGGAAGCGCCGCCGCGCGCTGGTGTACCTCCAGCCCGAGGCAGGCTTCGAATCCTGGCCTCCTGCGGCCACCTACTTCCGCGTCCTCTGGCACGCCTACGCCCGGCTGGGCTTTAACCGCGCCGCGCTCGCGAACGCCCTTGGAGGTGCGGCATGAAGCGCACTTCCCCCGCAGCAACGAGCGTCTTCGTCTACGGGACGCTGCTGTCCGGAGAACCCAACCACCACCTCCTGCGTGGCGCCCGCCTCGTCGGTCCGGCGCGGACGCGGCCCTGCTTCACCCTCTACGACTACGGGCCATTCCCAGCCCTGGCCTCGAAAGGCCAGCACACCGTCGCGGGGGAAGTGTACGAGGTGGACGCCCCTATGCTGGCGGCGCTCGACAGGCTCGAGGGCCACCCCCGCTTCTACCAACGCAGTCCCATTACTCTCGACGGGGGCGCGCGCGTCGAGGCATACCTGTTTCCCAAGGCGCGGCTGGCAGGCTGCCCTACCATCGAATCCGGTTGCTGGCGTCTACATCTTCAAGAGAGGGAATCATGGTAATCGTCATGCGCGACGGGCGCGTCTTCCAGGGCACGGCAGTCCAAATCGTCCGCGCCATGCAGGACATCGCCTTCGGCGTAGAGCGTCTGTCCTTGCCCGAGTACATCGAGTGGGTGGTGACCAATGCGCGCAGATTCGACGAGGTGGAGCTCCAGGTACCCGGAGGCACCGACGAGGAGATGGCCGCATCGTTGGTGGCGGAGATGATTCGCACAGGCCTGACGTCGAAGGGGTGAGAGATGAACCCACTACTTGCGCTCTCCTTGCGATGGAGGGTCTCCATGCCAGCCGACGGACATTCTCCAACCGTGTTCCACCTCAAGCCCAGGCAAGACTGACGTAGAATAATGACCATGGACTCGATGACGAAACTGGTGGAGGTGCTGCGCGGCTGGGATGATGGCCTTCTAAACAGGCTTAGCCTCTACGGAATGCTGGATGATTTGCTCAGCCCAGAAACCATCGACCAGGTCATCGCCGGCATTCCACCCACTCTGCGCAAAAAGTATGTTGAACATCTACAGAACACTTATGGTGGTCCCGACTTCAATGGGAAAGACCTCGTCCTTCTCTTTGGTGGCGCTGAGGACCGCGAGCGCCTCGACGAGCACCGAATCTGGAAGGAGAACGAGGAGCGCCGAATTGTTGAGATAACAGCCCCTGCCGTACGGGAGTGGCTCGCCAAGAAATCCGGCAGTCAAATGTAGTGTCCTTCGAGCGCGCGAGTTCCTCGTCCACCAAGGGGAGCCTGCCTACCGAGTGACGTGACGCCATGTTCAGTCGGGACGTCCTCCAGCGGGGGAAGAGGGCTCTCGCGAGCCCGGCGCGCCTCCACAAGCACCAAGGCCTCGCGGGCGCCCAGCTCCACCAAGGCAGCGGCCTCCGCCGCCCCATACTCCAGCTTCGCCTGGGCCAACCGCGTCCGCGCCGCGGGACTGCCGTCCAAGCACGCATACGCCCGCTGCAACTCCACCTCTGCCCGCCCCAGGCGCTCCGCGAGCGCCCGCCGTGTCTTCATGCTCATGGCCGAGGGTGGAAAGCAGGGGGGCATGCCGCACCTTCACTGACACCTCTTCGCGCGGGGCGTGTTGAGCGGCGGCCTGGTGCCTGCGTCCATCGACTTGTACTCCCCTGTCCGGGCCGGAAGACGCCAACGCAGCCCACGGGCGTGCGTCCCTGGCGACGTTGGCCCGTGGATTGAATTGCCCCGGAGGGCGATGCCACTGAAGGGCGTGGCTTCAATCAGCCGAACTCTGTCCACAGGCTGACGGTGACTTGCCTTTCCGGGCTCAGCACGGACTGCCTCGTCAGTGCGTTCTCCAGTTAGCGGTCGCGATTGCCACCGCATTTAAAGCAATGACTCTCACGCGCCGACAGCCGGCGAAGCCTGAAGGCCTTCGCACATTCATGTCAGCCCTTGCAGCTACGCTTCGCGGAATCCAGGGGGGAGAAGGCACCATGCTGTTGGTAGACGTGCTGGAGGAGCACCTCGACGAGGCCGAATTTCGGTGGCTGCAATGGGAGAAGGTGCTGGGGGCGCCGGACTTCTCACTGGTTGAGACTGCGCGGTTAGAGGCGCTTCTCCTCGCGCACCTGGACGGGCTGGTGGTTGGCGCATCCACCGCAGCCGAATCCGTGCTGCGCCCCGCCTTCGAGTCGGAGGACGCCTTCCGCATTTCCGCGGCGGCCTTCTCAATGCTGGCCCTCGGCGAGGTGGACGAAGTCCTGCTGCGACTGCGTGAGGCCGAGCCCGGAGCGCGCGCCGCCATTCGACGGGCTCTGGAGCTCAGCGAGGCCCATGGGCTGGGCGCACGCCTGCTCGACTTGTTGAAGCAGGAGGACTCTGCACTGCAGGTCGAGGTGCTGGAGGCGCTGGCGTTTCGGCAGGAAGCATCACTCGAGATGCTGGCGCGCTTCTTCACGCATGACGAGCAGCGGGCGCGGGTTGCGGCCCTCCGTGCCGCCCTTCCCTTCCCACAAGACGCAGCGCGGACGCTGCTGCCAAGCCTGCTGGACTCCTCCCACCCCGGCATTCGGGCGGCGGCGATGGAGGCAGGAGTGGCTTCCGGTGTGAGGCAAGCCTGGGAGATGTGCCGCACCGCCGTCCGCGCCCGCGACGCGCACAGCCTCGAAGCCATGGTGCTGCTCGCCATGGGCGGCAGCGAGGCGGACATCCCCTCGCTGCTGGCCCTTCTGGACGTCGAGCAACTCCGGGCCCATGCCCTCTGGGCCCTGGGCTTCAGCGGCCGGGTGGCTGCCATGGAGGCGTGCTTGGCGCACCTGGAGGTGCCCGGCGTAGCCCAACTGGCCGGGGAGGCCTTCTCGGCCATGACGGGCCTTCGACTGGAGGGGCCTTACGCCTTGCCCCCTGGCGAGAGGCCCGAGGGCGCTCCGCTTCCGCCCGAATTCGAAGAGGACTTGGACGCGGACCTGGTGCCCAAGCCCGAGGACGACTTGCCCTGGCCGAACGTGGCCACCGTCCGGGGCTGGTGGGACAAGGAGAAGAAGCGCTTCTTGAAGGGCACGCGGTACCTCCTCGGCAGCCCCTTCAGTGGCAGCGTCCTGGTGGAGGCGCTGGAAACCAGTCCCATGCGGCGCCGCCACGTGCTGTCGCGCGAGCTGGCCCTGCGGAGTCAGGGCACGTTGACGGTGCGCACTCGGACCTTCACGCATGTCCAGCGCGCGGAGCTGGCCAAAGCCCGAGCCGCCAGCGTCCGAATCCGCGCGCAGTCCTTCGACAGCGGCCTGCGCTGAGGGCGGGCCCCGAGCCGCTCTCCTTCCAAGGGCACACCTCGTCACCAACCATGTGGGCACTTCAGAACAAGACACCGTATGCCGCCGAGCGGACGTGGGTCCGCGACAAGGACGGCCACCACCTCTGGGTCATCGCACTCAAGGCGACCTTCGACGTCGACGACGCGGGCCACCTCCGCCCTGCCGACGAGCAGGAGCCTCCACTGCCCGAGCCCGTCTACTGGGGCGAGCCTGGACACTCCAGCCTGCGCTACGAGGCCGAGCTCGTCGCACCCAAGCCCCACACCGACGTCCTCATCAACGCGTGCGCCCATGCGCCCGGTGGACGACCTGCGCCCAGCGTCGAGGTGGCAATCCGCATCCACGACGTGGACAAGATGCTCGTGGTGCACGGGGAGCGCTTCTACACGCGCGGATTGACGGGCGTGAATCCTTCGTCTCCCAAGCCCTTCGTCTCCCAGCCCATTCTCTACGAGTGGGCCTGGGGCGGCACCGACACGCGTGACGCGGACGCGCGCAAGCACGTCAGCGACTTACGCAACCCTGTGGGCCGCGGAGTGGCCAGCCGCGAGGCACATCTGGTGGACCAGCCCGCGCACCGCATCGAATACCTGCGGGGAAACCCGGCGAAATCGGGGCCGGCCGGGCTTGGTCCTATCGCCAGTTACTGGTCTCCACGCCTTGCGCTGGCAGGCACCTTCGACGAGGCCTGGCGGAAGACGCGACATCCGCTGCTGCCGCGAGACTTCGATGAGCGCTTCGCCCTCTGCGCCCCCGCTGACCAGCGGCCCTCACGCCGTCTTGTGGGCGGAGAAAAGGTGGCCCTGGTGCACCTCACGCCGAAGGGCACGCTCCACTTCACACTGCCGCGCCTGCGCTTCGGCTTCGCCACCTACTTCGGCGCCGTCCGGCGCTTCCACGAGGCCGCCCTGGGCACCGTCGTCATTGAGCCCGAGGTGAAGAAGGTGCGCATGGTTTTCCAGACGGGATTGAGAGTCGGCCCGCAGGACATCGACTGCCTCGACTTCACGGCCATTACCGAGAGGACGGACTGACATGAGTGTCGAGGCAGTACTCGTGGCATCGGGAGCACGTACCCCCGCAGGGACGACAGCAGAGAGCGTCGCGGCGGCGGTGCGCGCGGGCATCAGTCGCGTGCGACTCCTCCAGGTGCCGGAGTTGGGGCGCCAGGCCGAGTCCTTCATCGCCAGGGACGGGCTGCTGGACGCGCAGGAGTGGAGCGGTGCGGCGCGCATGGCCGCGCTGGGGGCGGCGGCGTTGGACGAAGTCCTCGCCAAGCTGGCGCCCGCCCTGCCCCCGGAAAATGTCGAGGTGCCGGTGCTGGTGGGCCTTCCCGAGGAGCGCCCGGGCTGGAGGGCAGCGGATGCCTCGCGAGTCGTCGCCGCCCTCTCGGCACTAGGGAGTGAGCGCCTACGTCTGCGGGTGGAGCCCCGGCTGACGGGCCACGCCTCGGCGCTGGAGGGGCTACGAGAGGCCGTGACGCGTGTCAGCCGCGCCCCGCTGGTGATTGTGGGAGGCGTCGACAGCTACCATGACGTCCAGACGCTGGCCTGGCTGCGAGAGCGGAACCAGTGGCTGGAAGAAGGGAGGCGCACGGGCTTCGCACCAAGCGAGGGCGCAGCCTTCGTCGCGGTGATGACCGCGCCCCATGCACGCCGGTGGGGGTTCGCGCCCCACGCGATGGTGCGTGCCACAGCCACAGCCCGCGAGACGAAGCGCATCCACACCGAGGACCTCAACCTGGGCGAGGGACTGACGGTCGCCGTGGGAGAGGCGCTCGCGCCACTGGACGGCACGCGAGAGGTGGTGGCGTCCGTCCACAGCGACCTCAACGGCGAGCGCTACCGCTCTGAGGAGTGGGGCTTCGTCGCCCTGCGGCTGGGGGCCGCGTTTCGCGATGCCACTGCCATTCACACGCCCGTGAGCAGTTGCGGCGAAGTGGGCGCCGCCACGGGGGCGCTGAACCTCATCCTCTGCGCGCAGTCCTGGCGGCGCCGGTACGCGAGCGGTTCCCGTGCGCTACTCTGGGGCAGTTCGGAAGCTGGGTTGCGCGCCGCCGCACTGCTGGAAGAGCCACTGTCCGGAAGTCGAGAAGGAACGAATCCATGGCCAAAGTAACTGTCAATTCCCCAAGGACGCCCGTCACCAAGGGTAGCTCGGGCATCGCCTCGGCCACGCTGCCCAACGTCTGCAAGATGCCAGGCCCGCCGGCCCCCTTCGTCCCCACGCCCTTGCCCAACATCGGCAACAGTGGCGACTCGACCGAGGGGTACTCGAAAACAGTCACCATCAACGGGCACCCGGTCGCCATTGCCGGCGCCAGCTTCGGCAGCAAGGGGGACATGGCCAGCAAGGGGACAGGGGGCGGGCTCATCTCCAGCAACACCCACGGCCCGACGAAGTTCATCGGCCCCGGCTCAATGAACGTCAAAATCGAGGGGAGGAACGTGCAGTTGCTGGGCGACCCCATGCTCAACAACTGCGGCCCCTCCGGCAGCCCTGCGAATGCCGCCACCATGACGGGCATCATCCAGGCCTCCGGCGTTATGGCTGTCATCTACGGCGACGACATCCCGTGTTCGCTCTGCGGGAAGACGCACCCGCTGGAGGCAGGAGAAGAGACGCAGACGACGATTTCGAAGCTATTCCAGCGGCTCCAAGAAGCGCTCGACGCCCAGAAGCAGCAGGTCCTCCAGCGCAGCAAACTCGCCAAGGAAAAGAATCAGAAAGAAAAGCTCCTGGCTCAGTTAGAAGAGAAGAACACGGAAGAGAACAGAAGAATGGGAAGAGGGCTAAACTCGAAGCAGCGCGAGGAACTGATAGCGCTGCCCATCGAAATCTCGGCCCTCAGAGAGCAGGTCGACGCCCTCGACTCCTTCTTCAAGGCGAACGCCGTGCTCAGATTCTGTGGCGAAAGGAAAACCTACACCAAGGGCTACATGATTGGCGCCATGGCCTGTATATGCAGTACCAAGAAAGTTGCGGCCTGCTCAGGCCAAGCCCCTCCGGGCTTCGTAAAAGCTGTGCGGTCCGTGGGTTTTGAGTGCGCAAGTCCACCTGTCGGCCCTGAAAGTGAGCAGAAGATTTGGGACTGCGCCGCCAAGCAAATCATGGAAAAGCATGAAGGCCACAAGCCCAAGCAACTCATCGAGCGACTGTTCTACCCAGCACTCGAGGGTCTCAAGCCCGACCGCGGCCCCAGAGTCAAGTTCAAGGTTCGTCGAGAAGACCTGGACACCAAGAAGCTCTCCGAACCAGAGGAGCGCGAACAAGTCTTCAGCAGTGGCGACAACGTGCCCTCGTGCCTGGAGTGTCAAAACAAACTCCCCGCCCTCTACTGCCAAACAACGTGCCCCCGATAGAGCCCCCAATGAAAAGCTTCGTCGACTTCGTAGAAGAGTATCGCCCTGGTTTCTCCCAGGAGATTGTCCCAGCAGATAGATTCGACATAGCCGTCCTAGAGAAGCACGCGGGCCCACTCCCAGGTATCTACCGTCAGTTCCTTGAAACGATGGGCGCAAGCATCGGCGACCTTGAACTCGCAGAAGCCTCCCTGTCCATCGACGGAGCACTCGGCGCATACAGCCTCTCCTGGCTGAGTAATACTCGATACATCTATTTCGCTGGAGATCACGGACTCTCCAGTCGACATTGGTTCCTCGATCGCATGAGCCCGCATGGAGCCGACGACTGCATGGTCGTTCGCAGGGTGCTGGCAGAAAACAATCCTCCAGAGGCAAGCACGCCCCAGTACGTGGGGCTGGAAGAATTCCTCTACTACGAAGCCTTCAAGGAGCTTCGCCTGCCACAGCTACCCTTCCGGCGGAAGTTCTCGACACCGGATGACGCCGCTGCCGCAGCTCGCTACCGGGCCGACGTGGTGACTGCGTTGGCCGAGGAGAAGGGCTTCAAGCGGCTCCCTCCTGTCGAGCACTGCGCGCTGTACGAGCGAGGAGACGCAGCGCTGCTGCTCTATCGACATCCGACGCAGCCCACCTTCTCATTCATCCTGGGCTGCGAGGACTCGGCGGAGATGGAGCGACTGGCCCAGGATTTCGAGACACGAACGGGGCTGAAGAGCGTCATCACGCGGTAGGCAAAGCCTGGAAGTCGTAGCCCTCGTCGAGAGGTACGGAACATGCCCGGCGCTGACTGACGAGGTCGTGACGGACAGCAAA
The genomic region above belongs to Myxococcus virescens and contains:
- a CDS encoding DUF2169 family type VI secretion system accessory protein, encoding MWALQNKTPYAAERTWVRDKDGHHLWVIALKATFDVDDAGHLRPADEQEPPLPEPVYWGEPGHSSLRYEAELVAPKPHTDVLINACAHAPGGRPAPSVEVAIRIHDVDKMLVVHGERFYTRGLTGVNPSSPKPFVSQPILYEWAWGGTDTRDADARKHVSDLRNPVGRGVASREAHLVDQPAHRIEYLRGNPAKSGPAGLGPIASYWSPRLALAGTFDEAWRKTRHPLLPRDFDERFALCAPADQRPSRRLVGGEKVALVHLTPKGTLHFTLPRLRFGFATYFGAVRRFHEAALGTVVIEPEVKKVRMVFQTGLRVGPQDIDCLDFTAITERTD
- a CDS encoding gamma-glutamylcyclotransferase family protein; its protein translation is MTTAGRAPALNTEKPMLYFAYGSNLDMAQMRTRCPNATVEARATLPGHTLVFGGYSRRWGGAVASLQRVRGAHVEGVLYRLTPEDLRALDAFEGHPLAYRRAIRLVTDRAGKRRRALVYLQPEAGFESWPPAATYFRVLWHAYARLGFNRAALANALGGAA
- a CDS encoding gamma-glutamylcyclotransferase family protein; its protein translation is MKRTSPAATSVFVYGTLLSGEPNHHLLRGARLVGPARTRPCFTLYDYGPFPALASKGQHTVAGEVYEVDAPMLAALDRLEGHPRFYQRSPITLDGGARVEAYLFPKARLAGCPTIESGCWRLHLQERESW
- a CDS encoding PAAR-like domain-containing protein encodes the protein MAKVTVNSPRTPVTKGSSGIASATLPNVCKMPGPPAPFVPTPLPNIGNSGDSTEGYSKTVTINGHPVAIAGASFGSKGDMASKGTGGGLISSNTHGPTKFIGPGSMNVKIEGRNVQLLGDPMLNNCGPSGSPANAATMTGIIQASGVMAVIYGDDIPCSLCGKTHPLEAGEETQTTISKLFQRLQEALDAQKQQVLQRSKLAKEKNQKEKLLAQLEEKNTEENRRMGRGLNSKQREELIALPIEISALREQVDALDSFFKANAVLRFCGERKTYTKGYMIGAMACICSTKKVAACSGQAPPGFVKAVRSVGFECASPPVGPESEQKIWDCAAKQIMEKHEGHKPKQLIERLFYPALEGLKPDRGPRVKFKVRREDLDTKKLSEPEEREQVFSSGDNVPSCLECQNKLPALYCQTTCPR
- a CDS encoding amidoligase family protein, which codes for MKTLRFGIEIETVGASRQKLAYAIQSAVGGHASGDYRGWQVTDAQGRTWKVVADASLSGGERSGEIVSPILTYQDMDALQQVVRAAREAGARADASTGIHIHVDGSRFDAKGVTNLVKMVHKQERLLETALGVSAARLARYCRPIDTAFLQRLEARRPRTLQEVNEAWYGRRNSMPNRYDSSRYHGLNLNSLFFRGTIEFRYFNGTVHAGEVKAYAQLVLALAARALASKAASSKRRDFNPATAKYDFRVFLLHLGLIGEEFKTARLHLLKKLEGSAAWKGQRRDRRGPSGEGTPGSEGTQGGAGGAQGGVHEALAA
- a CDS encoding TIGR02270 family protein, with product MLLVDVLEEHLDEAEFRWLQWEKVLGAPDFSLVETARLEALLLAHLDGLVVGASTAAESVLRPAFESEDAFRISAAAFSMLALGEVDEVLLRLREAEPGARAAIRRALELSEAHGLGARLLDLLKQEDSALQVEVLEALAFRQEASLEMLARFFTHDEQRARVAALRAALPFPQDAARTLLPSLLDSSHPGIRAAAMEAGVASGVRQAWEMCRTAVRARDAHSLEAMVLLAMGGSEADIPSLLALLDVEQLRAHALWALGFSGRVAAMEACLAHLEVPGVAQLAGEAFSAMTGLRLEGPYALPPGERPEGAPLPPEFEEDLDADLVPKPEDDLPWPNVATVRGWWDKEKKRFLKGTRYLLGSPFSGSVLVEALETSPMRRRHVLSRELALRSQGTLTVRTRTFTHVQRAELAKARAASVRIRAQSFDSGLR